Genomic DNA from Candidatus Marinimicrobia bacterium CG08_land_8_20_14_0_20_45_22:
GGCAGATATAGAACCACTGGTGTTTTTAAACAAAAGAATCACTATATTTTAAAAGATGAATATTGGAGGAAAGAATTGAGATGGAATTTTCCGACCTGATTCAACAACGACGATCTTTCAGATCGCTGGCGCCCGTAAGGATTACTCGTGAAATGGTTCTTGAAATAGCATCTACTGTAAGTTTGTCGCCATCCTGTTTCAATAACCAGCCGTGGCGGTTCGTCTTTGTAACCAATCCAAAGAAACTTCAAGAACTTTTCGCGGCATTGTCGCCGGGCAACGATTGGGCGAAAAAGGCTTCAGCAATTGCCGCAATCTTTAGTAAAAAAGAGTTCGATTGCGTCATCAAAGAACGCGAGTACTTTCTGTTCGATGCTGGAATGGCGACGGCATTTTTGCTATTGAAAGCGACGGAAATGGGATTAGTCGCTCACCCAATTGCCGGGTTTGATTATCAGGCGGTCAAGACGGCGTTACAGCTTCCCGACAAAATTTCGCTGATTGCTTTGGTTATCATCGGCAGGAAAAGCGAAGCCATCGACGTCTCATTATCTGAAAAGCAGAAGGCGATGGAACTGACCCGACCCGAAAGATTTACAATGGAAAAATTTGTCTGGTTTGATGAATACACTTAAGCCCAAATAAAATGGGGCTAATAAAACTGTAAAATATATCGTGGAGTAGCCTATGCCTGATTCATTATCGCAGAAAGAAAATCCCCGACTGTTGCCAATTTCTGATATTGCTCGCAGTATCGGATTGGAGCGGGATGAAATTGAGCTATATGGAAATGATAAAGCCAAAGTCAAACTGACTGCTATTGAAAAGTGACGTTCTGCGCCGGATGGTCAGTTAATTTTAATTTCTGCTATAACACCGACGAGCGCAGGTGAAGGAAAAACCACTGTCGCTATCAGTCTGGCGATGGGGCTTAATCAAATCGGAAAGAAAGCCGCCGTGACACTTCGCGAACCGTCATTAGGTCCCGTTTTTGGCATGAAAGGCGGAGCAACCGGCGGCGGTCGAGCGAAAGTTTATCCGACTGAAGACATCAATTTAAATTTTACGGGGGACATTCATGCTGTAACAGCGGCTCATAATCTAATCGCGGCGTCGATCGACAACTATTTGTTTCGGCGAGTCGATCCGTTGCTGGATGTGCGGAAAATATTTTGGAACCGCGTAATGGATATGAATGATCGCGCATTGCGGAATCTTGTCGTCGGATTAGGCGGAAAAGTCAACGGTTTTCCGCGTGAATCCGGATTCGGAATCACCGCCTCGTCCGAAGTGATGGCAATTCTCTGTCTCTCCGAATCCTATCCAGAATTGAAAGAGCGACTGGGGAAAATTTTACTTGGTTTAACTGTGGATGATCAGCCGGTTTTTCTGAACCATCTGCGGATCACTGGCGCCGTAGCGGCGATTCTTCGGGATGCGCTGAAACCGAACCTTGTACAGACTAGTGAAGGAACTCCTGCTTTTGTACATGGCGGTCCGTTTGCCAACATCGCACAGGGAACCTGTTCCGTTCTCAGTATGAAACTGGCTTTGAAAATCTCGGAGTTCGTCGTGACGGAAGCCGGATTTGGTTGTGATTTGGGTGCGGAAAAGTTTTTTGATATTGTCTCACAGAAATCCGGTCTGGACCCGAAAGCCGTTGTTCTGGTTGCGTCTGTCCGCGCATTGAAATTGCATGGCGGCGTATCGAAAAAGGAATTAGACAAGCCTAACCCGGAAGCGATGTTGAGAGGTTTTGCGAATCTGGAAAAACATTTGGAAAATGTCGCCAAATTCAAATTGCCCGCGGTCGTTGCGATCAATCGATTTCCAAACGACACTACAGAAGAAATTGAAACGCTGAGGCATGCGATTACAGAAGTCGGTGCGCAATCAGCGATAGTGACTTCATTCGAAGATGGCGGTAAAGGCGCCGTCGATCTTGCCG
This window encodes:
- a CDS encoding nitroreductase, with the translated sequence MEFSDLIQQRRSFRSLAPVRITREMVLEIASTVSLSPSCFNNQPWRFVFVTNPKKLQELFAALSPGNDWAKKASAIAAIFSKKEFDCVIKEREYFLFDAGMATAFLLLKATEMGLVAHPIAGFDYQAVKTALQLPDKISLIALVIIGRKSEAIDVSLSEKQKAMELTRPERFTMEKFVWFDEYT